One Megamonas hypermegale genomic window carries:
- a CDS encoding AraC family transcriptional regulator, which produces MEFRGTYDFFNNTTTLSRALTLYYGGWEICKSLHSFGPAIRQHYLLHYVTKGKGKLWINDAQNTCYEIGENTIFLIRPGVITTYTADKDEPWEYCWICIDGYDVPDILRDCGFSENNLLFFDKSDGKVRNALLKFVFSCRRNKHNKYTMLSLLYNFFAHMKKELKKENVKSIYVEKAIDYIFENYNKNITIADISNYLNIDRTYLYRLFKKECGISPQKYLLNFRLRVAVNKLECTQLSIMEIAELCGFNDVSSFCHQFKKAYNDTPLNYRKYPRPDLSI; this is translated from the coding sequence ATGGAATTTCGAGGTACGTATGACTTTTTTAATAATACAACAACATTGAGTAGAGCGCTCACTTTATATTATGGTGGTTGGGAAATTTGTAAATCGTTACATAGTTTTGGGCCAGCTATAAGACAGCATTATTTATTGCATTATGTGACAAAAGGAAAGGGCAAATTATGGATTAATGATGCTCAAAATACTTGTTATGAAATTGGGGAAAATACGATATTTTTGATAAGACCAGGCGTTATTACTACATATACAGCGGATAAAGACGAGCCTTGGGAATATTGCTGGATTTGTATAGACGGCTATGATGTGCCAGATATTTTACGAGATTGTGGTTTTTCCGAGAACAATTTATTATTTTTTGATAAAAGTGATGGAAAAGTTAGAAATGCTTTACTCAAATTTGTGTTTTCTTGCAGACGTAACAAACATAATAAATATACAATGTTGAGTTTACTGTACAATTTTTTTGCTCATATGAAAAAAGAATTAAAAAAAGAAAATGTAAAATCTATCTACGTAGAAAAAGCTATAGATTATATTTTTGAAAATTATAATAAGAATATCACTATAGCCGATATATCAAATTATCTAAATATAGATAGAACGTATTTATATCGCTTGTTTAAAAAGGAATGTGGTATTTCACCGCAAAAGTATTTGCTAAATTTTCGTTTAAGAGTGGCTGTAAATAAATTAGAATGTACTCAGCTTTCAATTATGGAGATTGCTGAACTTTGTGGTTTTAATGATGTGTCATCTTTTTGTCATCAGTTTAAGAAGGCTTATAATGATACACCACTTAATTATCGCAAATATCCTCGACCAGATTTGAGTATATAA
- the leuB gene encoding 3-isopropylmalate dehydrogenase, with translation MSRKIVVIPGDGIGSEITDSAVAVLKKVSEKYNLDLEFETHPAGGTAYDLCGTPLPDETLNAAKAADAVLFGAVGGPKWDNVDPALRPEKAVLGLRKGLGLYANLRPVKVADALVEYSPLKEDIVKGTDILIVRELIGGIYFGDKCESEIHNGAERAWDLENYSVPEVERIVKFAMEAAKKRRNKVTSVDKSNVLATSRLWRRTTAKVAENYPEVALDNLYVDNCAMQLAINPSQFDVIVTGNLFGDILSDEAAVLSGSIGMLPSASIGFSTSLYEPIHGSAPDIAGKGIANPVATILSAAMLLRYSLNEDKAADDIEQAVDKALAQGYRTLDLYKEGFKKADTKTMTEAILNNID, from the coding sequence ATGAGCAGAAAAATCGTTGTAATTCCTGGCGATGGCATTGGCAGTGAAATCACTGACAGCGCTGTAGCCGTTTTAAAAAAAGTATCTGAAAAATACAATTTAGATTTAGAATTCGAAACACATCCAGCAGGTGGTACAGCTTATGATTTATGCGGTACTCCACTTCCTGATGAAACTTTAAACGCAGCTAAAGCAGCTGATGCTGTATTATTCGGCGCAGTTGGCGGGCCAAAATGGGACAATGTAGACCCAGCACTTCGTCCAGAAAAAGCTGTTTTAGGACTTAGAAAAGGCCTTGGTCTTTATGCTAACCTTCGCCCTGTTAAAGTGGCTGATGCACTCGTTGAATATTCTCCACTTAAAGAAGATATCGTCAAAGGCACAGATATTTTAATCGTGCGCGAATTAATCGGTGGAATTTACTTTGGTGATAAATGTGAAAGTGAAATTCACAACGGTGCTGAACGCGCTTGGGACTTAGAAAACTATTCCGTACCAGAAGTTGAACGCATTGTAAAATTCGCTATGGAAGCTGCTAAAAAACGCAGAAACAAAGTAACTTCCGTTGATAAATCCAACGTTCTTGCAACTTCCAGACTTTGGAGAAGAACTACAGCTAAAGTTGCTGAAAATTATCCAGAAGTTGCACTTGATAATCTTTATGTAGATAACTGTGCTATGCAGCTTGCTATCAATCCATCTCAATTTGATGTAATTGTTACAGGCAATCTCTTTGGCGATATTTTAAGCGATGAAGCAGCTGTTTTAAGTGGTTCTATCGGCATGTTACCATCTGCAAGCATCGGTTTTTCTACTAGCCTTTATGAACCAATTCATGGTTCTGCACCAGATATTGCAGGCAAAGGCATTGCAAATCCAGTTGCTACAATTTTATCTGCTGCTATGTTACTTCGTTATTCTCTCAATGAAGATAAAGCTGCTGATGATATTGAACAAGCTGTAGATAAAGCTTTAGCTCAAGGATATCGCACATTAGATTTATATAAAGAAGGCTTCAAAAAAGCTGATACAAAAACTATGACTGAAGCTATTTTAAATAACATAGATTAA
- a CDS encoding 3-isopropylmalate dehydratase small subunit — translation MAEKLEGKVWRYGDNIDTDVIIPARYLNSFDPKELASHCMVDIDETFATNVQAGDIMVGGKNFGCGSSREHAPVAIKASGITVVIAASFARIFYRNSINTGLPLLEIGDDVEKIHANDKLRVDISTGTIENLTTGDTFHAVPLPGFVQEIAKAGGLINYIKQKG, via the coding sequence ATGGCAGAAAAATTAGAAGGAAAAGTTTGGCGCTATGGCGACAATATTGATACAGATGTAATTATTCCAGCTCGTTATTTAAATTCATTTGACCCAAAAGAACTCGCTTCTCATTGCATGGTGGACATTGATGAAACATTTGCCACTAATGTACAAGCAGGCGATATCATGGTCGGCGGCAAAAACTTCGGTTGTGGCTCTTCTCGTGAACATGCTCCAGTTGCAATCAAAGCTAGTGGCATCACTGTTGTAATCGCTGCAAGCTTTGCACGTATTTTCTACAGAAACAGCATTAACACAGGTCTTCCACTTTTAGAAATCGGCGATGATGTAGAAAAAATCCATGCTAATGATAAATTACGCGTTGATATTTCTACTGGTACTATTGAAAATTTAACCACTGGTGATACATTCCATGCCGTTCCACTTCCTGGATTTGTTCAAGAAATCGCTAAAGCTGGCGGACTTATAAACTATATTAAACAGAAAGGTTAA
- the leuC gene encoding 3-isopropylmalate dehydratase large subunit: MGMTMTEKILAKHAGVSQVTPGQLITCDLDMVLANDVTAPPAIKEFEKIGKPVFDNTKIALVPDHFTPNKDIKSAGLSKIVRDFAHKNNIVNYFEVGRVGIEHVILPEKGIVAPGMLTIGADSHTCTYGALGGFSTGVGSTDLGVALATGQAWFKVPESIKVNITGKKPANICGKDVMLTLIGMIGVDGALYKSLEFAGDGISELSMTDRLTIANMAIEAGAKNGIFPVDEKTLEYIKDRVTKPYEVVSADPDAKYCQTVEINLSELKPVVAFPHLPENTHTVESIKEPITIDQVVIGSCTNGRLEDLAIAASILKGHKVHPHVRCIIIPGSQQVYLDAIHAGYIDTFIEAGAAVSTPTCGPCLGAHMGIMTAGERCVSTTNRNFRGRMGHVDSEVYLAGPFVAAASAILGKIATPEEVK, from the coding sequence ATGGGAATGACAATGACAGAAAAAATTCTGGCAAAACATGCTGGAGTTTCTCAGGTAACACCGGGACAGCTCATTACTTGTGACCTCGATATGGTTCTTGCTAATGATGTAACGGCTCCACCTGCAATTAAAGAATTTGAAAAAATCGGTAAACCTGTATTCGATAATACAAAAATTGCTCTCGTACCAGACCACTTTACACCTAACAAAGATATTAAATCAGCTGGTCTTTCTAAAATCGTGCGTGATTTTGCTCATAAAAACAATATTGTAAACTACTTTGAAGTAGGTCGTGTCGGCATTGAACACGTTATCTTACCAGAAAAAGGTATCGTAGCTCCTGGTATGCTCACAATTGGCGCTGACTCCCATACATGTACATATGGCGCTCTCGGCGGTTTCTCCACTGGCGTAGGTTCTACAGACCTCGGTGTTGCTCTCGCTACTGGTCAAGCTTGGTTTAAAGTTCCTGAAAGTATTAAAGTAAATATCACAGGCAAAAAACCAGCTAATATCTGCGGTAAAGATGTAATGCTCACATTAATCGGCATGATTGGCGTAGATGGCGCTTTATATAAATCTCTTGAATTTGCAGGCGATGGCATCAGTGAACTTTCTATGACTGACCGTTTAACTATCGCTAATATGGCTATTGAAGCTGGTGCTAAAAACGGCATATTCCCAGTTGATGAAAAAACTCTTGAATATATCAAAGACCGCGTAACTAAACCATATGAAGTCGTATCTGCTGACCCAGATGCTAAATATTGCCAAACAGTAGAAATCAATCTTTCTGAATTAAAACCTGTTGTAGCGTTCCCTCATCTTCCAGAAAATACACATACTGTTGAATCCATTAAAGAACCTATCACTATCGACCAAGTTGTAATCGGCTCTTGTACAAATGGCAGATTGGAAGACCTCGCAATCGCAGCTTCTATTCTCAAAGGACATAAAGTTCATCCACATGTTCGTTGCATCATTATTCCTGGTAGTCAACAAGTGTACTTAGATGCTATTCATGCTGGTTATATCGATACATTTATCGAAGCTGGCGCCGCTGTAAGCACACCTACTTGCGGTCCTTGCCTCGGTGCTCATATGGGTATCATGACTGCTGGCGAACGTTGCGTTTCCACTACAAACCGTAACTTCCGCGGTCGTATGGGACACGTTGACAGTGAAGTTTATTTAGCAGGCCCATTCGTTGCGGCAGCTAGTGCAATTTTAGGCAAAATAGCAACTCCTGAGGAGGTTAAATAA
- a CDS encoding 2-isopropylmalate synthase — MMNVNKYTKGYFMPPVVDMNWAKKEYPDKAPIWCSVDLRDGNQALIIPMSLDEKIEFYKHLVAIGFKEIEVGFPAASETEYEFLRTLVEKDLIPDDVTVQVLTQAREHIIKRTFEALDGVKNAIVHVYNSTSVAQRQQVFKKSKEDIKKIAIDGAIMLKELTEQAGAKYRFEYSPESFTGTEPEYALDVCNGVLDIWKPQADRKAIINLPATVQMSMPHVYASQVAYISQNLKYRDNVILSLHPHNDRGTGVADSEMGILAGADRIEGTLFGNGERTGNADIVTIAMNMFALGVDPKLDFSHMTDLIEMYERVTRMHVYERQPYSGKLVFAAFSGSHQDAIAKGMKWREEHKEPHWTVPYLLIDPEDVGRHYDADVIRINSQSGKGGVAYVMEQSYGLDIPKKMREDFSYRVKDVSDHKHKELMPDEIYKIFHDVYVNVEEPYKLIDFSLSKQQDGSIKGQIHISVHGEEKTIEGEGNGRLDAVSNALQKEFGIKYTNLTYSEHAMDIGATSRAMSYIGITAENGEISWGAGMDTDIITSSVKALISAINRMEH, encoded by the coding sequence ATGATGAATGTGAATAAATACACTAAAGGTTATTTTATGCCACCTGTTGTGGATATGAATTGGGCAAAAAAAGAATATCCAGATAAAGCACCAATTTGGTGCAGTGTAGACCTTCGTGATGGCAATCAGGCACTTATCATTCCGATGAGTCTTGATGAAAAAATAGAGTTTTATAAACATTTGGTTGCTATAGGATTTAAAGAAATTGAAGTTGGTTTTCCAGCAGCTTCTGAAACTGAATATGAATTTTTGCGTACTCTTGTAGAAAAAGATTTAATCCCTGATGATGTAACAGTTCAGGTATTAACTCAGGCTCGTGAACACATCATTAAAAGAACATTTGAAGCTTTAGATGGTGTAAAAAATGCAATTGTACACGTATATAACTCTACTTCTGTAGCTCAGCGTCAACAAGTATTTAAAAAATCAAAAGAAGATATTAAAAAAATCGCTATTGATGGTGCAATTATGTTGAAAGAGCTTACAGAACAAGCTGGAGCTAAATATCGTTTTGAATATTCACCAGAAAGCTTTACTGGTACAGAACCAGAATATGCACTTGATGTATGCAATGGTGTACTTGATATTTGGAAACCACAAGCTGATAGAAAAGCAATCATCAATTTGCCAGCAACAGTACAGATGTCTATGCCACATGTATATGCTTCTCAAGTAGCATATATTTCTCAAAATCTTAAATATCGTGATAACGTTATATTATCACTTCATCCACATAATGATAGAGGCACAGGTGTTGCTGATTCTGAAATGGGTATTTTAGCTGGTGCTGACCGTATTGAAGGTACATTATTTGGTAATGGTGAACGCACAGGTAATGCTGATATCGTAACAATTGCTATGAATATGTTTGCACTTGGCGTTGACCCTAAACTTGATTTTTCTCATATGACAGACCTCATTGAAATGTATGAACGCGTAACACGTATGCACGTTTATGAACGTCAGCCATATTCTGGAAAACTCGTATTTGCAGCATTTTCTGGTTCACATCAAGATGCTATCGCTAAAGGCATGAAATGGCGCGAAGAACATAAAGAACCACATTGGACTGTACCATATCTCTTAATTGACCCAGAAGATGTTGGTCGTCATTATGATGCTGATGTTATTCGTATTAACAGCCAATCTGGTAAAGGTGGCGTAGCTTATGTAATGGAACAAAGCTATGGTTTGGATATTCCTAAAAAAATGCGTGAAGATTTTAGCTATCGTGTAAAAGATGTGTCTGACCATAAACATAAAGAACTTATGCCAGATGAAATTTATAAAATTTTCCATGATGTATATGTAAATGTAGAAGAACCATATAAATTAATTGATTTCTCTTTGTCAAAACAACAAGATGGTTCAATTAAAGGTCAAATTCATATTAGTGTTCATGGCGAAGAAAAAACTATTGAAGGCGAAGGAAATGGCCGTTTAGATGCTGTAAGCAATGCTTTACAAAAAGAATTTGGCATTAAATATACTAATTTGACATATAGTGAACATGCTATGGATATCGGTGCAACATCACGTGCGATGAGTTATATCGGTATTACTGCTGAAAATGGAGAAATCTCTTGGGGCGCAGGCATGGATACAGATATTATCACGTCTTCTGTAAAAGCTTTAATCAGTGCTATCAACCGTATGGAACATTAA
- the ilvD gene encoding dihydroxy-acid dehydratase → MRSDLVKKGPTRSAHRTLFSAMGYSADDLKKPLVGIVNAFNEIIPGHIHLRTIADAAKLGVAAAGGTPIEFPAIGVCDGIAMGHPGMKFSLASRELIADSIEAMATAHAFDGLVLIPNCDKIVPGMLMAAARLNIPCIVVSGGPMLAGNYKGKVVDLSTTFEAAGKYVAGKMTECELHDLEAHACPGCGSCSGLFTANSMNSLTEVLGMGLPGNGTIPAAYIGARVALAKKAGNVIMDLIAKDIKPRDILTKEAFENAITVDMGIGGSSNTVLHLTAIAHEAGISLPAQLFDEISAKTPYITKLSPAGTHHMQDLNEAGGISAVMHELSKKGLIHLDAKTVTGTIGDRIKDAEILRPDVIRTVDNPYRKTGGIAILKGNLCPDNAVVKESAVQEDMLAYKGTAKCFNSEEEAIEAITGGKIKDGDVVVIRYEGPKGGPGMREMLNPTAVIAGMGLKVALITDGRFSGATRGACIGHVSPEAMAGGPIAYVQDGDIIDIDIPARKLNVLVSDEEMAKRKAAWVKPEPKVKTGYLSRYAKLTTSANTGAVLE, encoded by the coding sequence ATGAGAAGTGATTTAGTAAAAAAAGGCCCAACTCGCTCTGCTCATCGTACATTATTCAGTGCTATGGGTTACAGTGCAGATGATTTGAAAAAACCTTTAGTAGGTATAGTTAATGCATTTAATGAAATAATTCCAGGTCATATTCATTTGCGTACAATCGCTGATGCAGCAAAACTCGGTGTAGCTGCTGCTGGTGGTACACCAATAGAATTTCCTGCAATCGGTGTTTGCGATGGTATCGCCATGGGTCATCCTGGCATGAAATTCTCTTTAGCTAGTCGTGAACTTATCGCTGACTCCATTGAAGCTATGGCAACTGCACATGCTTTTGATGGTCTTGTACTCATTCCAAACTGCGATAAAATCGTTCCTGGTATGCTCATGGCAGCCGCTCGTCTTAACATTCCATGTATCGTAGTAAGCGGTGGCCCTATGCTCGCTGGTAATTATAAAGGTAAAGTAGTTGACCTTAGTACTACATTTGAAGCTGCTGGTAAATATGTAGCTGGTAAAATGACAGAATGTGAATTACATGACTTAGAAGCTCATGCTTGCCCAGGTTGCGGTTCTTGTTCTGGTTTATTCACAGCAAACTCCATGAATTCCCTCACTGAAGTTTTAGGTATGGGTCTTCCTGGCAATGGTACAATTCCAGCTGCTTATATCGGTGCACGTGTAGCACTTGCTAAAAAAGCTGGTAATGTAATCATGGATTTAATCGCTAAAGATATAAAACCACGTGATATCTTAACAAAAGAAGCATTTGAAAATGCTATTACTGTAGATATGGGTATCGGTGGTTCTTCCAATACAGTTCTTCATTTAACTGCTATTGCACATGAAGCAGGCATTTCTCTTCCTGCACAATTATTTGATGAAATCAGTGCTAAAACTCCATACATCACTAAATTGAGCCCAGCAGGCACTCATCATATGCAAGATTTAAATGAAGCAGGCGGTATCAGTGCAGTAATGCATGAACTTAGCAAAAAAGGTCTCATTCATTTAGATGCAAAAACAGTAACTGGTACGATTGGTGATAGAATTAAAGATGCAGAAATTCTTCGTCCAGATGTAATCAGAACTGTAGATAATCCATATCGTAAAACTGGCGGTATTGCTATCTTAAAAGGTAATCTTTGCCCAGATAATGCTGTTGTTAAAGAAAGTGCTGTACAAGAAGATATGCTCGCATACAAAGGAACAGCAAAATGCTTTAACTCTGAAGAAGAAGCTATCGAAGCTATCACTGGTGGTAAAATTAAAGATGGCGATGTAGTTGTAATTCGCTATGAAGGACCAAAAGGTGGCCCTGGTATGCGTGAAATGCTCAATCCTACAGCTGTTATCGCTGGTATGGGCTTAAAAGTAGCACTCATCACAGATGGTCGTTTCTCTGGTGCAACTCGCGGTGCATGCATTGGACACGTTTCTCCAGAAGCTATGGCAGGTGGCCCAATCGCTTATGTTCAAGATGGTGATATCATCGATATCGACATTCCAGCACGTAAACTCAATGTACTTGTAAGTGATGAAGAAATGGCAAAACGCAAAGCTGCTTGGGTAAAACCAGAACCAAAAGTAAAAACAGGCTATTTATCTCGCTATGCTAAACTTACAACATCTGCAAACACAGGTGCAGTTTTGGAGTAA
- a CDS encoding pyridoxamine kinase, whose translation MNRQKRIALINDITGFGRCSITVQLPLISAMKIQACPLPTAILSAHTGFPVYYMDDYTRHMEEYMTNWERLNLEFDGIVSGFLSSKKQIGLVLEFAKRFKRENTLFIVDPVMGDGGRLYSSYDEALCLEMRKLLSVADVITPNLTEVCQLLDLSYPDKMPSQEELDKMAKALNAQGPKQIIITGLVDGDTVYNYIYEQGKNSYLQKNKRVPEEHSGTGDAFVAIVAAALVKGESLISAVQKAADFVGKAMLYTNSMQVPWNYGLCFEEYLTELK comes from the coding sequence TTGAATAGACAGAAGCGTATTGCGCTAATTAATGATATAACGGGTTTTGGTCGTTGCTCAATCACAGTGCAGTTGCCGTTGATATCAGCCATGAAAATACAAGCTTGTCCTCTTCCTACGGCAATATTATCAGCTCATACAGGTTTTCCTGTTTATTATATGGATGATTATACACGCCATATGGAAGAATATATGACGAATTGGGAACGACTCAATTTAGAATTTGATGGCATTGTAAGTGGATTTTTAAGTTCTAAGAAACAGATTGGTCTTGTACTAGAATTTGCTAAACGATTTAAACGAGAAAATACACTGTTTATTGTAGACCCTGTAATGGGTGATGGCGGTAGATTGTACTCTTCGTATGACGAAGCTTTATGTTTGGAAATGCGCAAATTGCTTTCTGTAGCTGATGTGATAACGCCTAATTTGACAGAGGTTTGTCAGCTTTTAGATTTGTCTTATCCAGATAAAATGCCTAGTCAAGAAGAACTTGATAAAATGGCAAAAGCTTTAAATGCTCAAGGGCCAAAACAGATAATCATAACTGGTTTAGTAGATGGAGATACTGTCTACAATTATATATACGAACAAGGAAAAAATTCGTATTTGCAAAAAAATAAACGTGTACCGGAAGAACATTCTGGTACAGGTGATGCTTTTGTAGCTATAGTAGCTGCTGCACTTGTCAAAGGTGAAAGCTTAATCAGTGCAGTACAAAAAGCAGCAGATTTTGTTGGTAAAGCAATGCTATATACAAATTCAATGCAAGTTCCTTGGAATTATGGTTTATGTTTTGAAGAGTATCTAACAGAATTAAAATAA
- a CDS encoding TatD family nuclease-associated radical SAM protein: protein MILYTLQDNGYIDFSEKIKMYPTEKFNMYVNITNRCNCNCTFCLRHLKEDHKLWLKDGEPSVEEIKQAFLNAPMDNVKEIVICGFGEPTIRLDDLIKVLKFIREKYPQMKVRMNTNGLSDLEFGKSTAPMFEGLLNTISISLNESTAQKYLDVTRSRFGIKSYNAMLEFASQCKKYIPNVVVTIVDIIGEAEIAACKKVCEQYGLNLRIRKYEKN from the coding sequence ATGATTTTATACACTTTGCAGGATAATGGATATATTGATTTCAGTGAAAAGATAAAAATGTATCCTACAGAAAAATTTAATATGTACGTAAATATAACTAATAGATGTAATTGTAACTGTACATTTTGTTTGCGCCATTTAAAAGAAGACCATAAATTATGGCTTAAAGATGGTGAACCTTCAGTAGAAGAAATAAAACAAGCCTTTTTAAATGCTCCAATGGATAATGTAAAAGAAATTGTAATCTGTGGCTTTGGTGAACCTACTATTCGTCTTGATGATTTAATAAAAGTATTGAAATTCATTCGTGAAAAATATCCACAAATGAAAGTTCGCATGAATACGAATGGACTTAGTGATTTGGAATTTGGTAAAAGTACAGCTCCGATGTTTGAAGGCTTGCTCAATACGATTTCCATTAGTTTAAATGAATCGACAGCACAAAAATATTTAGATGTTACACGTAGTCGTTTTGGTATAAAATCATATAATGCTATGTTGGAATTTGCTAGCCAATGTAAAAAATACATTCCAAATGTCGTTGTGACAATAGTGGATATTATTGGCGAAGCAGAAATTGCAGCATGTAAAAAAGTTTGCGAGCAATATGGTTTAAATTTGCGCATTCGTAAATATGAAAAAAATTAA
- the alr gene encoding alanine racemase: protein MMEHGMTKLLWTEIDLDVIAQNMRIIRDLSKSKEVAAVVKADAYGHGSVALAKTLLENGATRFAVARLDEAIELRHHGITAPIFILGYTDPARASEAIAYNVDVCMYDYEEAKIFSAEAVKQNSKVAFHIAIDTGMERIGYRPNSDSVAEIVKISKLPNVVLEGIFTHFCLADTTDKTFTHKQYQRFKWVCDELAKQNVKINVHHCANSAAIIDLPQYHYDMVRAGVILYGMAPSDEVDIKHIGLKPAMSFKCEVTLVKTVNAGEGIGYGHKYIADSKRTIATIPVGYADGYTRLLSGKAEVLIHGKRAKVVGNICMDQCMVDVTDIPDVKVGDEVVIFGTQGNECILADELADKLGTINYEITCMISRRVPRFYLKDHERVFYKSYLSDLALSMYNL, encoded by the coding sequence ATGATGGAGCATGGAATGACAAAATTATTATGGACTGAAATTGATTTAGATGTAATAGCTCAAAATATGCGTATTATTCGCGATTTAAGTAAATCAAAGGAAGTTGCAGCAGTAGTGAAAGCTGATGCTTATGGTCATGGTTCAGTGGCACTAGCAAAAACTTTACTTGAAAATGGTGCAACTCGTTTTGCTGTAGCACGCCTTGATGAAGCAATTGAACTCAGACATCACGGTATAACAGCTCCTATTTTTATTTTAGGTTATACTGACCCAGCACGTGCTAGTGAAGCTATTGCTTATAATGTAGATGTTTGTATGTATGATTATGAAGAAGCTAAAATCTTTTCTGCTGAAGCAGTAAAACAAAATAGTAAAGTAGCTTTTCATATAGCTATTGATACAGGTATGGAAAGAATTGGTTATAGACCAAATAGTGATAGCGTGGCAGAAATCGTGAAAATTAGTAAGTTGCCAAATGTAGTTTTAGAAGGGATTTTTACACATTTTTGTTTAGCTGATACTACAGATAAAACATTCACACATAAACAATATCAAAGATTTAAATGGGTTTGTGATGAATTGGCTAAACAGAATGTAAAAATAAATGTACATCATTGTGCTAATAGTGCAGCCATAATTGATTTACCGCAGTATCATTATGATATGGTGCGAGCAGGTGTAATATTGTATGGTATGGCACCATCTGATGAAGTGGATATCAAACATATAGGATTAAAACCAGCGATGAGTTTTAAATGTGAAGTGACTTTGGTAAAAACTGTCAATGCAGGTGAAGGAATAGGATATGGTCATAAATATATTGCAGATAGTAAAAGAACTATTGCCACTATCCCTGTGGGTTATGCTGATGGATATACGCGTCTTTTATCTGGCAAGGCAGAAGTTTTAATTCATGGAAAGAGAGCAAAAGTTGTCGGCAATATCTGTATGGACCAATGTATGGTCGATGTCACTGATATACCAGATGTAAAGGTGGGTGATGAGGTAGTGATATTTGGCACACAGGGCAATGAATGTATTTTGGCTGATGAATTAGCTGATAAACTCGGTACAATTAATTATGAAATTACTTGTATGATATCGCGCCGTGTACCAAGATTTTATTTAAAAGACCATGAAAGGGTATTTTATAAATCCTATTTAAGTGATTTAGCACTTAGTATGTACAATCTATAA